In the Leptotrichia sp. oral taxon 212 genome, one interval contains:
- a CDS encoding fructose-bisphosphatase class III, with protein MSELKYLELLSKNFRNIAETSTEIINLEAILNLPKGTEHFLSDIHGEYEAFTHVLRNGSGSIRQKIEDIFGETLDEVEKKELATLIYYPEAKYNLEEKKNRNIEEWSKKNIYRLVKVCKHASTKYTRSKVRKAMPKDFEYIIQELLYERNEEENKRDYVDAIIDTIISIKYTKDFMKAMGELIRRLAIDRLHVVGDIYDRGPAPHLIMDCLQEYHNVDIQWGNHDLLWIGAGIGNKACIANVIRICSRYNNHDILEEAYGINLLPLATFAMKYYGKDPCRNFRPKEGVDNDLIAQMHKAISIIQFKVEGIFSERNPQFEMEDKELLKNIDYHKGTVTIGGKEYQLNDTHFPTVNPDNPLELTKEEVVLLNKLKNSFMNSEKLQRHLKFLLNKGSMYLKCNSNLLYHGCIPLDSEGELVEVNIDGISYKGKSYFDKIEAIIRESFFNRENNEKDKRNRDFVWYLWCGKNSPLFGKDIMRTFERYFIDDKKIHKENKNPYYTFINEKETCVMILREFGLNPENSHIINGHVPVKVKEGESPVKADGKLFMIDGGFSKAYRKTTGIAGYTLVYNSYGIKIISLAPFESQEKAIKEGADILSSTVVFDEIREITKVKDTDIGKELQKQIDDLKKLLISYKTGLIKQKEI; from the coding sequence ATGTCGGAATTAAAATATTTGGAATTACTATCTAAAAATTTTAGGAACATCGCAGAAACTTCTACAGAGATTATTAATCTAGAAGCAATACTTAATCTTCCAAAAGGAACGGAGCATTTTCTTTCGGATATACACGGTGAATACGAGGCTTTTACACATGTGCTTAGAAACGGTTCGGGAAGCATAAGACAGAAAATAGAAGATATATTTGGAGAAACATTAGATGAAGTTGAAAAGAAGGAACTGGCCACACTAATTTATTATCCTGAAGCTAAATATAACCTTGAGGAAAAGAAAAACAGAAATATCGAAGAATGGTCAAAAAAAAATATATATAGACTTGTAAAAGTTTGTAAACATGCATCGACAAAATATACTCGTTCAAAAGTGAGAAAAGCAATGCCTAAAGATTTTGAATATATTATACAGGAACTTCTGTATGAAAGAAATGAAGAAGAGAATAAGAGAGACTATGTAGATGCGATTATAGATACAATAATATCTATAAAGTATACAAAAGATTTTATGAAGGCAATGGGGGAGCTGATACGGCGACTTGCAATTGACAGATTACACGTTGTTGGCGATATTTATGACAGAGGTCCTGCCCCTCATTTGATAATGGATTGTCTGCAGGAGTATCATAATGTTGATATACAGTGGGGAAACCATGATCTGCTGTGGATTGGAGCAGGAATTGGAAATAAGGCATGCATCGCAAATGTAATAAGAATATGTTCAAGATATAACAATCATGATATTCTTGAAGAAGCATATGGAATAAATCTTCTTCCTCTTGCAACTTTTGCAATGAAATATTATGGAAAGGACCCATGCAGAAATTTCCGTCCAAAGGAGGGAGTGGATAACGATCTGATAGCACAGATGCATAAGGCTATTTCCATAATACAGTTTAAAGTTGAAGGGATATTTTCAGAACGTAATCCCCAATTTGAAATGGAAGACAAGGAACTGCTGAAAAATATAGATTATCACAAGGGAACAGTTACTATAGGAGGAAAGGAATATCAGCTGAATGACACTCATTTTCCTACTGTAAATCCTGACAATCCTTTGGAACTTACTAAAGAAGAAGTTGTTCTTCTGAATAAACTGAAAAATTCCTTTATGAACAGTGAAAAACTCCAGAGACATCTGAAATTTCTGCTGAATAAAGGTTCGATGTACTTAAAATGTAACTCCAATCTGCTCTATCACGGGTGCATTCCTCTTGACAGTGAAGGAGAACTTGTTGAAGTAAACATAGATGGAATAAGCTACAAAGGAAAGTCCTATTTTGATAAGATAGAAGCCATAATAAGGGAAAGCTTTTTTAACAGGGAAAATAATGAAAAGGATAAACGGAACAGGGATTTTGTATGGTATCTGTGGTGCGGAAAAAATTCCCCATTATTTGGAAAAGATATAATGAGAACATTTGAAAGATATTTTATAGATGATAAAAAAATACATAAGGAAAATAAGAATCCTTATTATACGTTTATTAATGAAAAGGAAACATGTGTCATGATTTTAAGGGAATTTGGACTAAATCCGGAAAATTCGCATATAATAAATGGACATGTTCCTGTGAAAGTAAAGGAAGGGGAATCACCTGTAAAAGCCGATGGAAAGCTTTTCATGATTGATGGAGGATTTTCAAAGGCATACCGTAAAACAACAGGAATAGCCGGATATACATTAGTATACAATTCTTATGGGATAAAGATTATTTCCCTTGCACCTTTTGAATCTC